From Numida meleagris isolate 19003 breed g44 Domestic line chromosome 4, NumMel1.0, whole genome shotgun sequence, the proteins below share one genomic window:
- the EIF4A2 gene encoding eukaryotic initiation factor 4A-II, with translation MSGGSADYSRDHGGPEGMEPDGVIESNWNEIVDNFDDMNLKESLLRGIYAYGFEKPSAIQQRAIIPCIKGYDVIAQAQSGTGKTATFAISILQQLEIDLKETQALVLAPTRELAQQIQKVILALGDYMGATCHACIGGTNVRNEMQKLQAEAPHIVVGTPGRVFDMLNRRYLSPKWIKMFVLDEADEMLSRGFKDQIYEIFQKLSTNIQVVLLSATMPMDVLEVTKKFMREPIRILVKKEELTLEGIKQFYINVEREEWKLDTLCDLYETLTITQAVIFLNTRRKVDWLTEKMHARDFTVSALHGDMDQKERDVIMREFRSGSSRVLITTDLLARGIDVQQVSLVINYDLPTNRENYIHRIGRGGRFGRKGVAINFVTEEDKRILRDIETFYNTTVEEMPMNVADLI, from the exons ATGTCAGGCGGCTCCGCGGATTATAGCAG AGACCATGGCGGCCCCGAGGGAATGGAGCCCGATGGTGTCATTGAG AGCAATTGGAATGAGATTGTCGACAATTTTGATGatatgaatttaaaagaatCCCTTCTAAGGGGCATTTATGCTTATGGTTTTGAAAAGCCTTCGGCTATTCAGCAGAGAGCTATTATTCCATGTATCAAAG GGTATGATGTGATTGCTCAAGCTCAGTCAGGTACTGGCAAGACAGCCACATTTGCTATTTCCATCCTGCAGCAGTTGGAGATTGATCTCAAGGAGACCCAAGCACTAGTATTGGCCCCTACCAGAGAACTGGCTCAACAG attCAGAAGGTAATTCTGGCCCTTGGAGATTACATGGGAGCAACATGCCATGCTTGCATTGGTGGCACAAATGTTCgcaatgaaatgcagaaacttCAGGCTGAAGCTCCGCACATTGTGGTTGGAACTCCGGGGCGTGTGTTCGATATGTTGAACAGACGCTACCTTT caccTAAATGGATCAAAATGTTTGTTCTGGATGAAGCTGATGAAATGTTGAGCCGAGGATTTAAGGATCAAATCTATGAGATCTTTCAAAAATTAAGCACAAACATTCAG GTTGTGCTGCTATCAGCTACAATGCCAATGGATGTGTTGGAAGTGACCAAAAAGTTCATGAGAGAGCCCATACGTATTCTAgtgaagaaggaagaactgaCTCTGGAGGGTATCAAGCAATTCTACATTAATGTTGAAAGAGAG GAGTGGAAGTTGGATACTCTCTGCGATTTGTATGAGACACTGACCATTACTCAGGCCGTTATCTTTCTGAATACAAGGAGAAAAGTGGACTGGCTTACAGAAAAAATGCATGCCAGGGACTTCACAGTCTCAGCTCTG CATGGTGACATGGACCAGAAGGAGCGGGATGTTATCATGAGAGAGTTTAGATCAGGATCAAGCCGTGTCTTGATCACGACTGACTTGCTG GCTCGTGGCATTGATGTGCAGCAAGTTTCTTTGGTTATAAATTATGACCTGCCGACCAATCGTGAAAACTACATTCACAG aATTGGCCGAGGAGGTCGTTTTGGCAGGAAGGGTGTGGCTATAAACTTTGTCACTGAAGAGGACAAGAGGATTCTGCGTGATATTGAGACATTCTACAATACTACAGTGGAGGAGATGCCAATGAATGTGGCTGATCTCATTTAA
- the RFC4 gene encoding replication factor C subunit 4, whose translation MQAFLKGPSSISTKPPAAKERGAAGSSGEGKRLKPVPWVEKYRPKNVDEVAFQDEVVAVLKKSLEGADLPNLLFYGPPGTGKTSTILAAARELFGPELFRQRVLELNASDERGIQVIREKVKAFAQLTASGSRADGKVCPPFKIVILDEADSMTSAAQAALRRTMEKESKTTRFCLICNYISRIIEPLTSRCSKFRFKPLSDKIQQQRLLDVSEKENVKITSEAVSYLVKVSDGDLRKAITYLQSATRLMGGKEITEKTVTEIAGVIPKETIDGLLSACSSGSFEKLETAAKNLINEGYAVAQLVNQLHDLVVEGEDFSDKQKSIIVEKLAEVDKCLADGADEYLQLISLCALVMQQLTRNT comes from the exons ATGCAGGCCTTCCTCAAAGGCCCGTCTTCCATCAGCACCAAGCCTCCCGCCGCCAAGGAGAGGGGCGCGGCGGGGAGCAGCGGGGAAGGCAAGAGGCTCAAACCCGTCCCCTGGGTGGAGAAATA TCGCCCCAAGAACGTGGATGAAGTCGCCTTCCAGGATGAAGTTGTTGCTGTGCTGAAAAAGTCCTTGGAAGGCGCTGAT CTTCCCAATCTGTTGTTCTATGGCCCGCCTGGAACTGGAAAGACTTCCACTATTTTAGCAGCTGCTAGAGAACTCTTTGG GCCTGAATTATTCCGACAAAGAGTCCTCGAGTTAAACGCCTCTGATGAGCGTGGAATACAGGTGATCCGGGAAAAAGTGAAGGCTTTTGCTCAGCTCACTGCATCTGGAAGCCGAGCAGA TGGTAAAGTTTGTCCTCCTTTTAAGATTGTAATCCTGGATGAAGCAGACTCTATGACCtcagcagcccaggcagccttAAGACGCACAATGGAAAAAGAATCTAAAACAACACGTTTTTGCCTTATTTGTAACTACATCAGCAG aataattgAACCTTTAACATCTCGGTGCTCCAAATTCCGTTTCAAACCCTTGTCAGACAAAATCCAGCAACAGAGGCTATTGGAtgtttctgagaaggaaaatgtgaaaatcacTAGTGAG GCAGTATCTTACCTTGTTAAAGTGTCAGATGGGGACTTAAGGAAAGCAATTACTTACCTTCAAAGTGCCACTCGCTTGATGGGTGGGAAAGAGATCACAGAGAAGACAGTCACTGAAATTGCTGGG GTCATCCCCAAGGAAACAATAGATGGATTGCTGTCTGCCTGCTCCAGTGGTTCATTTGAGAAACTGGAAACAGCGGCCAAG AATCTCATAAATGAAGGGTATGCTGTTGCTCAGCTTGTAAACCAGCTTCATGATCTTGTTGTTGAGGGCGAAGATTTCAGTGACAAGCAGAAGTCGATCATAGTTGAGAAACTTGCA GAAGTAGACAAATGCTTGGCAGATGGGGCTGATGAATACTTGCAGCTGATAAGTCTGTGTGCCCTTGTGATGCAGCAGCTGACACGGAACACCTAA